The following are encoded together in the Streptococcus oralis genome:
- a CDS encoding CPBP family intramembrane glutamic endopeptidase produces the protein MKDKTIWQEVLNRGKWVLILLVAFVLSQFPIGLALFLANKQFPILQSGLLVGALSIVVLIVFIIGARKTQLATFNLSFFKAKDLARLVLSYLVIFATNLLGSLLLRLTNEATTNNQSILNGLVQNSSLISTFFLLVLIAPICEEILCRGIIPKKIFRGKEKLGFVVGAIVFTLLHMPTNLPSVIIYGGMSTVLTWTAYKTERLEMSILLHIILNGIAFCLLALLVLISRNLGLSF, from the coding sequence ATGAAAGATAAGACGATTTGGCAAGAGGTTTTGAACAGAGGGAAATGGGTGCTCATCCTTTTGGTAGCTTTTGTTCTATCTCAATTTCCCATAGGACTTGCTTTGTTTTTAGCAAACAAACAGTTTCCGATTTTACAGTCAGGGCTCTTAGTAGGTGCCCTATCCATAGTCGTTTTGATTGTATTCATTATTGGTGCACGAAAAACACAACTTGCTACTTTTAATCTATCCTTTTTTAAGGCAAAAGACTTGGCTCGCTTGGTACTGAGTTATCTGGTGATTTTTGCGACAAATCTCTTGGGTTCACTCCTGCTTCGACTAACAAATGAGGCAACAACCAATAACCAATCAATACTGAATGGTTTGGTTCAGAATAGTTCCTTGATTTCAACTTTCTTCCTACTAGTCTTGATTGCGCCGATTTGTGAAGAAATTTTGTGTCGTGGAATTATTCCAAAAAAGATCTTCCGTGGAAAAGAAAAACTAGGTTTTGTTGTTGGTGCAATCGTCTTTACCTTGCTCCATATGCCAACCAATCTACCTTCTGTGATTATTTATGGAGGAATGTCAACGGTTTTGACTTGGACAGCCTATAAGACTGAGCGTTTGGAGATGTCCATTTTGCTTCATATAATTCTCAATGGTATTGCATTTTGTTTGTTGGCCTTATTGGTGTTGATTAGTAGAAATCTAGGTCTATCATTCTAA